The segment GATGTGATCCTGACGTCAGACCTCAAAACCCTCCCGATAGAGACTGTTATTGCCCGTGGCCAGATCGTCGCGCAGGACGGTACATGCCTTGTGGAATGCCCGCATTACGACTGGCCCGATACTGCGCGTAAAACCGTGAACATGGGCAAAAAACTGGGCGGTGACGACTTTACCATCCACGCCCCGCACGGGGCCAACGGGGTCACCGCCAACGTGATTGGTGTGGTCGAAAATCAGGCCCCGACCAAGGCGCTGCAATTCGAACTGCCCGTCACCGATGGCCGCGTGCAAGCGACCGGCGAAGTTGCGCAGATCGCGCTTGTCGAACGTCACCGCGCCACCGGCAATGTGGTCAATGCATTTGTTTCGGGCTTTGGCTATACCGGCACGATGGCGATGGCGTCGACCGTGGCCCATGACAGCCACCATATGATCGTCGTCGGCACCGACCGCGACCAGATGGTGCTGGCCGCGAACCGCCTGCGCGACGTTGGCGGCGGGATTACCATCTTTAAGGACGGCGTTGAGCTGGCCCTGGTGGAACTGCCCATCGCGGGCCTGATGTCGGATCAACCCGCCGCAAGCATCGCCGCAAAGACCGAAGAGATGATGCAAGCCATGCGCGACTGTGGCTGCACGCTGAACAATGCCTATATGCAACATTCACTGCTGGCCCTTGTTGTGATCCCCGAACTGCGGATCAGCGACCTCGGCCTTGTTGATGTGCGTACCTTCGAATTTACCGATGTTATCGTCTCGTAACATCGACACGTCACAAACCTCAAAAGGGCAGGACCGCCCCAAAAAGAATAGAAAGACCGAAAATGAAAATACTCACACCCGATACCCCGCACCCGCAGGAATTTACCGACGCCACCGCCGCCGTTGATTGCCTGACCGCGCTTTATATGCAGGCCACCGAATTCCTGCGCGACAATTTCGCCAGCGTTCTGGAAACCCCTGTCACCAATACCCGCATCCGCGCATTTTACCCCGAGGTGCGGTTTGCCACGTCAAGCTATGCGCAGGTCGACAGCCGCCTCAGCTTTGGCCACGTGTCCTCCCCCGGTCGTTTTGCCGCGACGATCACGCGGCCCGACCTGTTTCGCAATTATCTGATCCAGCAGATCGGCCTGTTGATCGAAAACCACGGACAGCCCGTCACCATCGGTCTATCCGACACGCCCATTCCGGTGCATTTTGCCGTCACCGGTGATAACGCCGTCAACATCCCTCAGGACGGCGCGGCCGATTTCACCCTGCGCGATATTTTCGATGTACCGGACCTGTCCACCACAAACGACGATATCGTCAACGGCACCTATCAACCTGTTGACGAACTGCGCCCGCTGGCCCCCTTCACCGCCCAGCGCGTGGATTATTCGCTGGCCCGTCTGGCGCATTACACCGCAACCGATCCCGAACATTTTCAGTGTCACGTGATGTTCACCAACTACCAGTTCTACGTTACCGAGTTCGAAGAATACGCACGCAAACAGCTGAACGATCCCGACAGCGGCTATACCTCCTTTGTCTCGACCGGAAATGTAGAAATCACCGATGGTGACACGCCCATTGCGGAAACCATGAAGACACCGCAAATGCCGACCTATCACCTGAAACGCGCGGACGGGTCGGGCATTACATTGGTCAACATCGGTGTCGGCCCCTCCAACGCCAAGACCGCAACCGATCACATCGCCGTGCTGCGCCCGCATGCGTGGATTATGGTCGGGCACTGCGCCGGACTGCGCAACACACAAGCGCTTGGTGATTTCGTTCTCGCTCATGCCTACTTGCGCGAAGATCACGTGTTGGACGACGACCTGCCTGTCTGGATCCCGATCCCCGCGCTTGCCGAAATCCAGATCGCGCTGGAACAATCCGTGGCGCAAGTGACCCAGCTTGAAGGGTACGAACTCAAACGCATTATGCGTACCGGTACCGTGGCCACCATCGACAACCGCAATTGGGAGTTGCGCGATCAATCCGGTCCCGTGCAGCGCCTCAGCCAATCCCGCGCCATCGCGCTGGATATGGAAAGCGCCACGATCGCTGCCAACGGCTATCGCTTCCGCGTGCCTTACGGCACATTGCTCTGTGTCTCTGACAAGCCGCTGCATGGCGAACTCAAGCTGCCGGGCATGGCGTCTGACTTCTATAAAACGCAGGTTTCGCGCCATTTGATGATCGGAATCCGCGCGATGGAGCTTTTGCGCTCTACGCCGCTGGAACGCATTCACAGCCGGAAATTGCGTTCTTTCGACGAAACCGCCTTCCTTTGACCGCCCGCCACACCGAAAAACCGCGAAAAACCGCTGTTTTCACTGATTTTCGCCCGATTATTCGTTGTGCTCCCCTACAACATACCGTTACTTTCTGCGCAGGAGGCCCAACATCGGGCGGTCTAAGGAGAAAAAGAACATGGCAACCAAACCAATGACAAAGACTCAGCTCGTCGCCGCACTGGCCGAGGAAATGGGCACAGACAAAAAATCCGCAGGCGCAGCACTGGATGCCGTCTGTAACCTGATCACCAAAGAAGTTTCCGGCGGCGGTGCCGTGACCCTTCCAGGCGTTGGCAAAATCTATTGCCGCGAACGCCCAGAGCGCATGGTGCGTAACCCTGCAACTGGCGAACAGTTCAAGAAAGACGCGGACAAGGTTGTGAAAATGACCATCGCAAAAGCGCTGAAAGACAGCGTGAACGGCTAAGCCAACCGGCTTTCGTTACTCGTAAAGGGCTGTCCATTCGGGCAGCCCTTTTTCTTATCACTACCACCGGGCGCCGACCTAAAACTTCAATCACCGCAATCACCGCCGACATCCCCAGAACCTGAATGAAAACCTGAACTGTCCGCTCCGTAACCACCTCCCGAAGTACCGCTTCCCCCATGATAGCCCGACGATCCCCCACGCGATTTCGCGTCCGGGCCATTATTAAGAAACCCGTTCAGAAAATGGGATTTCGGCAAACAGTTAAAAGCGTATTCTTTCACAACAAAGGCGCAGATAACCACAGCGACCAGCAGCCCCGTAAATACCGTTTCCATGTCCCAGCTCACTCCATGTCTCCCGTCGTCTTGGTCGGCAAATATCCGGAAAATGCGGCCGCTTCATGACAAAGGGCACAACCCCCTTGCCCCTGCCGGCGTTCTGGGAAACTGTGCGGCGAAACAGGGCATCCCAAAGGCAGGCACATGGACATTCGCGCAATTCTGATGGGGCTGGTTTTCGCGATGATGTGGTCCTCTGCCTTTACTTCAGCGCGGATCATCGTGGCGGACATGTCACCCCTGTTCGCTTTGTCCTGCCGCTATCTGATCAGCGGCCTGCTGGGTGTTGGTATCGCCCTTGCGCTTGGCCAGTCCATGCGCCTGACACCCGCCCAGTGGCGCGCCACAATCATCTTTGGCATTCTGCAAAATGCCGTCTACCTCGGCCTGAACTTTGTCGCCATGCAAACCGTCGAAGCATCCCTTGCAGCGATCATCGCTTCTACCATGCCCCTGCTTGTCGGATTTGCCGTCTGGATCATTTTTGGCGAAAAACTGCGGCCCTTGGGCATCGCGGGCCTTGTGGCCGGCCTGGTCGGGGTGGCGATCATCATGGGCGCGCGGATCAATGGCGGCGTCGACATGGTTGGCCTCGGCCTTTGTGTGATTGGCGTCATTGCGTTGACGGCAGCGACGTTGCTGGTGCGCGGAGCCACATCAGGCGGAAACTTCCTGATGATCGTCGGCCTTCAGATGCTGGTCGGCTGTGTCGCTCTGGCACTGGCTACCCTCGTGTTTGAAACACCCCGCCTGAATCTCACCATGCCGCTTGCCCTGGCCTTTACCTATACATGCCTGTTCCCCGGTCTTGCCGCGACCATCATCTGGTTCTGGCTGGTCAACCGCGTTGGCGCGACGCGGGCCGCTACCTTCCACTTCCTTAACCCGTTCTTCGGAGTCGCCATCGCCGCCTTGCTCCTGTCCGAAGCTTTGGGTGCTCGCGACATCCTTGGCGTGGCTATCATCACGGCGGGTATCCTTGCGGTTCAACTCTCGCGCCAGTCCAAAGCTTAAACGCGACACCGGATGCCGCTGTGCGACGGCACCTGTGCGTTGTATTGCGCTTTAGACTGGGTGAATGATCACAGACGACGCACCCAAGCCTTACGCTTTCCTCTTGCTCCCGGGGTTTTCAACGCTGGGGTTTTCCTGCGCGTTGGACTGCCTGTCGCTCGCCAACCATCACCCCTCTGGCCGAAAGTTCTACAGGTGGCGCCTGCTTTCTGCGGACGGTCTGTCCGTCCCAGCCTACAACGGGGTGCGCATCGAAGCGGACAGCGGATTGACCGAGCTGGAGCGGCACGAAACCCTGATTGTCTGCGCTGGCGAAAACGCCGGTCGGGGCAGCACCAAACCGGTGCTCAACTGGCTGCGCCGCGAGACCCGCAAAGGCATGGATTACGGGGCACTGTCCTCAGGCACCTATACGCTGGCACTTGCAGGGCTGATCGGGGGCAAACGCGTCACCACCCATTGGGAATATAAAACCGCCCTCGCCGAAATGCTGCCCGATGTCATTATGGAGGACTCGCTTTATACCGTTGACGGACGCGTTTTTACCTCGGCGGGCGGGGCGGCATCGATGGACCTGATGTTGCACCGCGTGCGCACGGATTACGGGGCCGACATTGCTACATGGGTCGCCGACCAGATGGTCTATACCGCGCCGCGCGCCCAGTCGCAGGGCCAGCGTCTGTCGCTGCAATCCCGTCCCGATGTGCGCAACCCCAAGCTGCTGCTCGCCATGCAGATCATGGAAAACAACCTCGAAGATCCCCTGCGCCCCGAAGAAATCGCCGGGCTTATCAAACTGTCCACCCGCCAGATGGAACGTCTGTTCTCGCGGTATCTCATTACCTCACCCAAACGCTACTACCTGCATCTCCGACTGGATAAGGCCCGAAACCTGCTGCGACAGACCGATCTAAGCGTAACGGATGTCTGCGTTGCCTGCGGCTTCAAATCCCTGTCCCATTTCTCAAAAAGCTACCGCGCGACCTATGGCATCCCACCGGGCAGCGAAGCATCCGATGGCAAGGTCCTTTGGTCGGACGCAGACAAGACCTAGCTTATCGTTTCTGGAATACGGCGATATGCGCCTTATCCTGCCTGTGCGCCGCCTCGACGTCCGGCCCGTAGATATCGACGATGCGATGATCCAATCCATCAATATCAGGCTCTAACAAGGCGAACTTGTCCTGAAATCCCCGCGCCACGAAATGCTCCGCGTTGATCGATAGCACAAAAACTGCACCCTGCTTTGCAATCCTGATGACCTCATCCAGCGCATCGGGGCCGACATGCCCATGGGTGAAGGTTCCGGAACTGACAATCGCATCATATGTATCGGTCGCAATATCCAACCGCCCCGTCAAATCCCCGACAATTGTGTCTCTATAAAGACCTTTTTCTGCGGCAACGGCCAACATATCCGGCGAAATGTCCAATGCATCCATTGTCATTTGTTTGCGGCGCGCGGCGCGCTGCGCAACCAAACCTGTGCCCGCCCCCACATCCAACACCACGCCTTGCCCGTCAAACAAATCGACCAGCATGTCCGCTACAATTTGTGGCAGGCGATAGTCCATATCTTTGGCGAAACCGTCATCATAACTCTCGGCCCAATCCGCATAAAGACGTCGGTTATCCGCTGGTGTTTCAAGCGCATAGGCCGCATCAAGGTCAGGATCTTTCATTACAGGCTCCCCTCAAACCAGAGCCTAACAAGGCTAAATCATTTCAACAACGGTTCAATCATCCTTACAATCGCGCGCGACTGCGGCTTGACCGTCGCCCCCCATGTGCCCAGTACCGCACCATCCGGCCCGATCAGCACCTTGTTGAAATTCCAACGCGGCACAAACCCCGTCTCGGACTGAACTGCTTTGTAAAACACGTGCGCCTTGGCACCTTTCACATGGGTGATGTCGGCCATCGGTAAATCCAGCCCAAACGCGATCTCGCAGAATTCTTTGACCTCTGCGCCACTGGCCAGCTCCTGATTGAAATCATCCGACGGCACCGCCAGCACAACCAGACCCCGATCCTTATACCGGTCGTGCAAGGCCTGCAGCCCCTCGTACTGCCCCGTAAACCCGCATTGCGACGCGGTGTTCACCACCAGCACCGGTTGCCCCGCCCATTGGCTTAGGTGCAACGTGCCGCCGTCAATATTCGCGAAACTCACATCACGCGGCACCGCCACCGCCGTAGTCCCGATCACCGCCAAAACCAGCCCGAAAATCCAACGCATCGCATTCCCCTCTCACGTTATTCCCTGCCAAACACACGCAATCAGATCACATGAAGTTGCACAGGGGGCAGAAACCCTTTGAATTTCAAGATAGCACCCCATCTAATAAGGCAAATACACGCGCAAAGGAGGACGCCATGTCAAAATACGAAAAACGCGCAGAGGTCGTCGCAAACCTGTCACCCGAAGAATACCACGTAACCCAAGAAAGCGGGACAGAACGTCCTGGCACCGGCAAGCTGCTCGGCAACAAAGAACCGGGCATCTATGTCGATATCGTATCCGGTGAGCCACTGTTCGCCTCTGCCGACAAATACGAAAGCGGATGCGGCTGGCCCAGCTTTACCAAGCCGATCGAAAACGTGACCGAACACCGCGATGCGTCACTCGGCATGGTCCGTACCGAGGTGCGCAGCAAACATGGCGACAGCCACCTCGGGCATGTTTTCAACGACGGGCCACCGGACCGGGGCGGCCTGCGCTATTGCATCAACTCGGCCTCGTTGCGCTTTGTCCATCGCGATGACATGGCCGACGAAGGTTATGGCGATTATATCACCCAAGTGGAGGACGTAGCATGAAAACCGAACGCGCAGTACTGGCAGGCGGATGTTTCTGGGGCATGCAGGATCTGATCCGCAAACGTCCCGGCGTGATTTCGACCCGCGTCGGATACACCGGCGGCGATGTGCCCAACGCCACCTATCGCAACCACGGCACCCACGCCGAAGGGATCGAGGTCATCTTTGACCCCTCGGTCACCTCGTTTCGTGAACAACTTGAATTCTTCTTTCAAATCCACGACCCGACAACAGTGAACCGTCAGGGCAACGATCTTGGAATGAGCTACCGTTCCGCGATCTATTACGCGGACGAAGACCAGAAAGCTGTCGCGCTAGACACAATCGCCGATGTCGAAGCATCCGGTCTGTGGCCGGGCAAAGTCGTCACCGAAGTCGAACCGGTCGGCGATTTCTGGGAGGCAGAGCCGGAGCATCAGGACTACCTCGAACGCACACCGAACGGCTATACCTGCCACTTCCCGCGTGCCGATTGGGTGCTGCCCAAACGCGCCGCCGCCGAATGACACCGTAGGGCGGGGTTCACCCCGCCTTACACCCCCTCCCTAAACCGCCACACGCGGACGTCCGGCCGCCTCAACCGTGATCGTCGCCTCAATGAACACCTCGCGGGCCTCCACGCCGGCTGTGCGAATGTCACGTTTCACGCTCACCTGAATATCCTCTGCACCGGCGATCTTGGCCTGTGCCACGGCGTCTTCCCTTAAAACAGTCTCTAAAGCGTCCAGCGCACTGTCCTGATCCGCAAAATCCTGCGGCCCTTCCAACAGGTGCACCCGATATTTTCCTTCACTTGGTGCGGTCACTGTTCCGCTTTCACGCATCGTCACTCGCCCAACCACAGCGCCAATCGCATTTGCGACACCCCCGTATTCAGGCAGGATCATCTCGCAGCCCAGCATCTTGCCCACAGCCGGATAGTAACTGCGCGCAGAAGCCCCCAGCCCGACCACCGCGACATTTAAACCAGTCTCTAACTTGACCAAACCGCGTTTCCCCGCCATCCCGCGCTGCATCAACACATGTTTGGCCAAGACCGCCGGATCAGCATCAAACGACGGCTCTTCCTCGGCAAAAGCAGTCTCTAACAAAGCCAAAACTGTCTGATACGTCAAACGATCCACAATCATCTGCGCGACGTCTTCTTCACTAGTGGACAGCACCGTCCCCGATCCTGTGCGCCTGCGCCCGAACAACTGCAAAGCTTTGCGGGCCGCGCCTGCGTCCCATTCCATCACGCGCCCCAACACGTGACTTGCATCCGACGGCGTCACACCGGCAACCTGCACCAGACCGCGCTCCACCAGCCGTTTCAACGCACCCTGATCAATCCGCGCCCGCAGCACATTCCCCAACGGTTGCAGCGGCTCACCGATCCGCTCCAATAACGCCTCTTCGCGTGGCCCGATCCCCTCACGGCTTAGCCCCTGCACCGCGCGCACAAAGCGTCCATCATGTTCCCCCGGCGTCGTCGCCCGCAACTGCGCATCCAGCGCAGCGTGCACCACATCGGGCGCATCAACCGCGACCAATGACACCGGCAACACCCGTTTCGGGCCCAAAGTCACACCACCCTGCAACCCCTCGGCAATAAAATGCACCTCACTGTCCCCGCCCAGCCCCGTGGTGCGCATCGCTACTGCTTCGACCATGGTGCGATAGGCACCAACCCGCGCACCCGCTGGATCAATCGCGGGCCGTCCGTCTTGCAACAACGCCACGTCGGTCGTCGTCCCGCCAATATCGCTAACCAACGCGTGATCCACGCCTGTCATCCACCGCGCGCCCACAATCGATGCCGCTGGCCCGCTCAGGATCGTCTCAATCGGCCGTTCTCGTGCCTGCCCGCTGGAAATCAACGCCCCGTCCCCGCGCACCACCATCAGCGGTGCTTCGATCCCCAGATCAATCAGCGTGTCTTCGGCCCGTCCGATCAACCGGTCAATCATCCCGATCAACCGTGCGTTCAACACTGCCGTCAACGCCCGCTTGGGTCCATTCAACTTGGCCGACAATTGATGCGAGGCCGACACAGGCCGTCCCGTGATCTCAACCACCAATTCCGCCGCGCGCAGCTCATGCGCGGGATTACGGGTGGCAAACTGGCTGGCCACGGCAAAACCGCTCACCTGATCTTTATGTGTCTCTAAAAAGGCGATTAGCCCCGCTTCATCCAGCGGCCTAGCCTCTCCGCCTGCATGATTATGCCCCCCCTCCAACACGATACAGGGGTCCCCCCTCAATGCCTCGGCCAGACCATGCCCCTCCAGATCCTTCTCGCGAAACCCGATATAGATCAGCGCCACGCGCCCCCCCTGCCCTTCCACCAACGCATTAGTGGCAAGGGTGGTCGACAAGGACGCGAGCGCAATATCAGACGGGGCCACAGAAGCCTGCGCCAGCACGGCCCGTACGGCGGCGCCGACACCCACCGCAAGATCATACCGCGTGGTCAGAGATTTGGCCGAGGCAATCACAACCTCCTCATCACGGATCAAAACCGCATCGGTGTAGGTGCCGCCCGTATCAACCCCCAAAAGCAATGCCATGGTTGTCCCCCTTGTTTTTCATGATCAGGTGTATCGACTGGCGCAAAATGGTCCAGTCTGTTTGCGTCAAACCTGCGCCAGACGCTCGACCGCCCAGCGCGCCGCGTCAGCCACGGCCGGGTCCGGGTCATTGATCAACCCCTGCGCAGGGCCTCTCAACGCGGCAACACCGGAATTCCCGATGGCATAAAGCACGTTGCGCACAAACCTGTCCCGCCCGATCCGTTTCACCGGCGAACCGGAAAACCGCAACCGAAACGTCGCATCATCCAGCCCCGCCAATTCGGCCAGATCGGCGGCGTCACGCAATGCCCCGTGATACCGCATGTCGCTTGCCTGCACCGCAAACTTGTTCCACGGACAGGCCGCCAGACAATCATCACACCCGTAAATCCGGTTGCCCAACTTGCCCCGTAGTTCAAGGGCCACCGGCCCCTTATGCTCAATCGTCAGATAGGAAATACAGCGCCGCCCGTCCAGTTGGTAAGGGGCGGGAAACGCATCGGTCGGACAAACGTCCTGACAGGCGGTGCACGACCCGCAATGGTCGACCTCCGGCTGATCAGCCGCCAGATCCAATGTGGTAAAAACAGACCCTAAAAAGGCCCAATTGCCCCAATCGCGACTTACCACATTGGTGTGCTTGCCCTGCCACCCCAAACCGCTGGCTTGCGCCAATGCTTTCTCTGGCACAGGGGCGGTATCGACAAATACCTTCACCTCGCAAGGTTTCTGCTCGATCAGCCACCGCGCCAGCCGTTTCAGACGTTTCTTGACAATATCATGGTAATCGCGCCCCTGCGCATAAACAGAAATCGCAGCCTTCTCGGGATGCTCCAGCACCGCCAGCGGGTCATGCTCGGGGGCGTAACTCTCGGCCAACATGATCACCGATTTCGCTTCGGGCCACAGCGCCGCAGGGTTGCCGCGCCACGCCATCCGGTCTTCCATCCACGCCATCTGCCCGTGAAAACCCGCTTGCACAAACGCCTCCAGCCGCGCCGGCACCTCGGGCACATCCCACGGTCGACAGATCCGGCAGGCAACAAACCCCTCGGCCAAAGCCTGTTCAACCAACCGTGCCTTCAGGTCCATTCTCTTTTTGGCCTTATATACTGTCCGCACTCTCTCCGCGCGCTGCCGCTCGCGGGGGCCACCGCTTAAAAGTCCAGATCGTTATAATGCTTTGGCGGAGGAAAGCCTGACACCTGATCTGCCAAAAGGGCGCGAAACGCGGGGCGTGATTTAATCTTTGCGTACCAGTCCTTCACCACATCAGACCGGTTCCAATCCACGTCCGAAATATAATCCAGCGACGACAAATGTGCGGCGGCGGCAAAATCCGCCAGCGTCATCTTGTCCCCTGCCAGCCACCGGCGATGGTCCAGCAGCCAGGTCATATAATCCAGATGATATTTGATTGCTTTGGCACCGGCCTTGACGTTCTTGCTGTCAGGATACCCCTGCTTCATCATCTTTTTGTTGACCCGTTCATACAGCAGCTTGGACGTCACTTCGGTATGAAACTTGTCGTCAAACCAGCTCACCAGCCGGCGCACTTCCAACCGCTGTACCGGGTCAGAGGGCAGCAGCGACGGGTCGGGCCGCGTTTCCTCCAGATACTCACAGATCGCCGCGCTTTCGGACATGATGATCCCGTCAAGCCGCAGCACCGGTACCTTTCCGGCAGGGTTACGGCGCATAAAGTCAGGATCCTGCTCCCAATACCGCTCCTCAACCAGCTCCACCTCGATCTTTTTCTCGGCGAGGCTCAACCGGACTTTGCGGCAAAACGGGGAAAGGGGAACGTGAAACAGGCGCGCCATTACAAAATCTCATGCTGAACTGATATCAATCCTCAATGCCTGCTAACGCTGCGCAATTCAACTCTCGAAACAATCCGCGCGTCCGTCCCTGCCAATTGTCGCCGCCCCGTCACGCACTTGGCGGGCCCGTTTGCGCACATATCCGCTGGGCTTGGATGCCGAGCGTGTTTTGGGCGATGGCAATATCGCCGCCAGCCGCGCGGCTTGGGTCCCGCTTAGGTCAGCCGCAGCAACGCCGAAATAATGTCGCGCCGCCGCTTCAACCCCGAAAACACCCTCGTCGAATTCCGCGATGTTCAGGTAAACTTCGATGATGCGCCGCTTTGACCAGATCGCTTCGACCAGTGGCGTGATGAGGGCTTCGGCCGCTTTTCGCACCCATAACCGCCCGT is part of the Sulfitobacter geojensis genome and harbors:
- a CDS encoding AMP nucleosidase, with product MKILTPDTPHPQEFTDATAAVDCLTALYMQATEFLRDNFASVLETPVTNTRIRAFYPEVRFATSSYAQVDSRLSFGHVSSPGRFAATITRPDLFRNYLIQQIGLLIENHGQPVTIGLSDTPIPVHFAVTGDNAVNIPQDGAADFTLRDIFDVPDLSTTNDDIVNGTYQPVDELRPLAPFTAQRVDYSLARLAHYTATDPEHFQCHVMFTNYQFYVTEFEEYARKQLNDPDSGYTSFVSTGNVEITDGDTPIAETMKTPQMPTYHLKRADGSGITLVNIGVGPSNAKTATDHIAVLRPHAWIMVGHCAGLRNTQALGDFVLAHAYLREDHVLDDDLPVWIPIPALAEIQIALEQSVAQVTQLEGYELKRIMRTGTVATIDNRNWELRDQSGPVQRLSQSRAIALDMESATIAANGYRFRVPYGTLLCVSDKPLHGELKLPGMASDFYKTQVSRHLMIGIRAMELLRSTPLERIHSRKLRSFDETAFL
- a CDS encoding HU family DNA-binding protein, with protein sequence MATKPMTKTQLVAALAEEMGTDKKSAGAALDAVCNLITKEVSGGGAVTLPGVGKIYCRERPERMVRNPATGEQFKKDADKVVKMTIAKALKDSVNG
- a CDS encoding DMT family transporter, producing MDIRAILMGLVFAMMWSSAFTSARIIVADMSPLFALSCRYLISGLLGVGIALALGQSMRLTPAQWRATIIFGILQNAVYLGLNFVAMQTVEASLAAIIASTMPLLVGFAVWIIFGEKLRPLGIAGLVAGLVGVAIIMGARINGGVDMVGLGLCVIGVIALTAATLLVRGATSGGNFLMIVGLQMLVGCVALALATLVFETPRLNLTMPLALAFTYTCLFPGLAATIIWFWLVNRVGATRAATFHFLNPFFGVAIAALLLSEALGARDILGVAIITAGILAVQLSRQSKA
- a CDS encoding GlxA family transcriptional regulator, producing the protein MITDDAPKPYAFLLLPGFSTLGFSCALDCLSLANHHPSGRKFYRWRLLSADGLSVPAYNGVRIEADSGLTELERHETLIVCAGENAGRGSTKPVLNWLRRETRKGMDYGALSSGTYTLALAGLIGGKRVTTHWEYKTALAEMLPDVIMEDSLYTVDGRVFTSAGGAASMDLMLHRVRTDYGADIATWVADQMVYTAPRAQSQGQRLSLQSRPDVRNPKLLLAMQIMENNLEDPLRPEEIAGLIKLSTRQMERLFSRYLITSPKRYYLHLRLDKARNLLRQTDLSVTDVCVACGFKSLSHFSKSYRATYGIPPGSEASDGKVLWSDADKT
- a CDS encoding class I SAM-dependent DNA methyltransferase, whose product is MKDPDLDAAYALETPADNRRLYADWAESYDDGFAKDMDYRLPQIVADMLVDLFDGQGVVLDVGAGTGLVAQRAARRKQMTMDALDISPDMLAVAAEKGLYRDTIVGDLTGRLDIATDTYDAIVSSGTFTHGHVGPDALDEVIRIAKQGAVFVLSINAEHFVARGFQDKFALLEPDIDGLDHRIVDIYGPDVEAAHRQDKAHIAVFQKR
- a CDS encoding glutathione peroxidase, with protein sequence MRWIFGLVLAVIGTTAVAVPRDVSFANIDGGTLHLSQWAGQPVLVVNTASQCGFTGQYEGLQALHDRYKDRGLVVLAVPSDDFNQELASGAEVKEFCEIAFGLDLPMADITHVKGAKAHVFYKAVQSETGFVPRWNFNKVLIGPDGAVLGTWGATVKPQSRAIVRMIEPLLK
- the msrB gene encoding peptide-methionine (R)-S-oxide reductase MsrB, producing the protein MSKYEKRAEVVANLSPEEYHVTQESGTERPGTGKLLGNKEPGIYVDIVSGEPLFASADKYESGCGWPSFTKPIENVTEHRDASLGMVRTEVRSKHGDSHLGHVFNDGPPDRGGLRYCINSASLRFVHRDDMADEGYGDYITQVEDVA
- the msrA gene encoding peptide-methionine (S)-S-oxide reductase MsrA encodes the protein MKTERAVLAGGCFWGMQDLIRKRPGVISTRVGYTGGDVPNATYRNHGTHAEGIEVIFDPSVTSFREQLEFFFQIHDPTTVNRQGNDLGMSYRSAIYYADEDQKAVALDTIADVEASGLWPGKVVTEVEPVGDFWEAEPEHQDYLERTPNGYTCHFPRADWVLPKRAAAE
- a CDS encoding hydantoinase/oxoprolinase N-terminal domain-containing protein — protein: MALLLGVDTGGTYTDAVLIRDEEVVIASAKSLTTRYDLAVGVGAAVRAVLAQASVAPSDIALASLSTTLATNALVEGQGGRVALIYIGFREKDLEGHGLAEALRGDPCIVLEGGHNHAGGEARPLDEAGLIAFLETHKDQVSGFAVASQFATRNPAHELRAAELVVEITGRPVSASHQLSAKLNGPKRALTAVLNARLIGMIDRLIGRAEDTLIDLGIEAPLMVVRGDGALISSGQARERPIETILSGPAASIVGARWMTGVDHALVSDIGGTTTDVALLQDGRPAIDPAGARVGAYRTMVEAVAMRTTGLGGDSEVHFIAEGLQGGVTLGPKRVLPVSLVAVDAPDVVHAALDAQLRATTPGEHDGRFVRAVQGLSREGIGPREEALLERIGEPLQPLGNVLRARIDQGALKRLVERGLVQVAGVTPSDASHVLGRVMEWDAGAARKALQLFGRRRTGSGTVLSTSEEDVAQMIVDRLTYQTVLALLETAFAEEEPSFDADPAVLAKHVLMQRGMAGKRGLVKLETGLNVAVVGLGASARSYYPAVGKMLGCEMILPEYGGVANAIGAVVGRVTMRESGTVTAPSEGKYRVHLLEGPQDFADQDSALDALETVLREDAVAQAKIAGAEDIQVSVKRDIRTAGVEAREVFIEATITVEAAGRPRVAV
- the queG gene encoding tRNA epoxyqueuosine(34) reductase QueG, giving the protein MDLKARLVEQALAEGFVACRICRPWDVPEVPARLEAFVQAGFHGQMAWMEDRMAWRGNPAALWPEAKSVIMLAESYAPEHDPLAVLEHPEKAAISVYAQGRDYHDIVKKRLKRLARWLIEQKPCEVKVFVDTAPVPEKALAQASGLGWQGKHTNVVSRDWGNWAFLGSVFTTLDLAADQPEVDHCGSCTACQDVCPTDAFPAPYQLDGRRCISYLTIEHKGPVALELRGKLGNRIYGCDDCLAACPWNKFAVQASDMRYHGALRDAADLAELAGLDDATFRLRFSGSPVKRIGRDRFVRNVLYAIGNSGVAALRGPAQGLINDPDPAVADAARWAVERLAQV
- a CDS encoding glutathione S-transferase family protein, which produces MARLFHVPLSPFCRKVRLSLAEKKIEVELVEERYWEQDPDFMRRNPAGKVPVLRLDGIIMSESAAICEYLEETRPDPSLLPSDPVQRLEVRRLVSWFDDKFHTEVTSKLLYERVNKKMMKQGYPDSKNVKAGAKAIKYHLDYMTWLLDHRRWLAGDKMTLADFAAAAHLSSLDYISDVDWNRSDVVKDWYAKIKSRPAFRALLADQVSGFPPPKHYNDLDF